A region of Paramormyrops kingsleyae isolate MSU_618 chromosome 17, PKINGS_0.4, whole genome shotgun sequence DNA encodes the following proteins:
- the LOC111860875 gene encoding rap1 GTPase-activating protein 2 isoform X7 → MLERIQDDYIPYPRIEEVLEKGSPYPQVILPQFGGYWIEDMEASAGTPTSSDSSLCDEDDGGGRGPEGHLGFRLECDRTARTYRKHFLGREHLNFYCTASGLGNLIMSLKHEEVEGQEYLRIILRSRMKTLHDRIHLEGLSQLPSIPQIAKLFCDDVPGLKFSPVLYPRASQLIVSYDEHEINNTFKFGVIYQTFGQTTEEELFGNNTETPAFKEFLSLLGDCIDLQDFKGFRGGLDVSHGQTGSQSVYTVFRRREIMFHVSTKLPYTDGDTQQLQRKRHIGNDIVAVIFQEEGTPFVPDMIASNFLHAYILVQVEHACTAQTTYKVSVTAREDVPPFGPPLPNPAVFKKGPEFREFLLTKLINAETACYKSDKFAKLEGRTRAALLDNLHDELHCQTLAALGHGLGLSSDEDRLENGGHGGLLESFKRAMRVRSHSMETVAVSHRHRGPGLGSGVPQNSMECTKSTYTPPVMSAKSPLRSPVKRKSGLFPRLHSSSESQADRHARGDQKSSDSSPMSQEVRSDTLSNPSSPEICPNKERPPGKLKDCMGRTNISRSSSSTSSFSSAAGEGEVLDELDSSSAGSSQPSMASSSVYSPCLVVDGLVAPAIMCRSPTDAKSKMSPRSNLKFRFDKLSHSTAGH, encoded by the exons ATGCTGGAGAGGATACAG GACGACTATATTCCATACCCGCGGATTGAGGAG GTCCTGGAGAAAGGCAGCCCATACCCCCAGGTGATCCTGCCCCAGTTCGGGGGCTACTGGATCGAGGACATGGAAGCCAGCGCCGGCACCCCCACGTCCTCTGACAGCAGCCTGTGTGACGAGGACGATGGAGGGGGACGTGGCCCCGAGGGTCACTTAGGCTTTCGGCTGGAGTGTGACAGAACAGCCCGGACATACCGCAAGCACTTCCTGGGCAGG GAGCACCTGAACTTCTACTGCACGGCAAGCGGCCTGGGAAACCTCATAATGTCCCTGAAGCACGAGGAGGTGGAGGGGCAGGAATACCTGCGGATCATTCTCAG GTCTCGCATGAAGACGCTGCATGACCGCATTCACCTGGAGGGCCTTTCCCAGCTGCCCAGCATCCCTCAGATAGCCAAG CTGTTCTGCGACGATGTGCCTGGTCTGAAGTTCAGCCCAGTCCTGTACCCCAGA GCATCCCAGCTCATAGTTAGCTATGATGAGCATGAGATTAACAACACGTTCAAGTTCGGGGTGATCTACCAGACGTTTGGCCAG ACCACGGAGGAGGAGCTGTTCGGGAACAACACGGAGACTCCTGCCTTTAAGGAGTTCCTCAGTCTGCTGGGAGACTGCATCGACCTGCAGGACTTCAAAGG GTTCCGTGGGGGGTTAGATGTGTCCCACGGTCAGACGGGTTCGCAGTCTGTCTATACGGTCTTCCGACGCAGGGAGATCATGTTCCACGTCTCCACCAAGCTCCCATACACAGACGGGGACACACAGCAG CTACAGCGGAAGCGGCACATCGGCAACGACATCGTGGCGGTCATCTTCCAGGAAGAGGGCACACCCTTTGTTCCTGATATGATCGCCTCCAACTTCCTGCATGCCTACATCCTGGTACAGGTGGAGCACGCTTGCACAGCTCAAACCACATACAAG GTGTCTGTCACAGCTCGAGAGGATGTCCCACCTTTCGGCCCGCCTCTCCCTAACCCAGCAGTCTTCAAGAAG GGTCCAGAATTTCGGGAGTTCCTGCTGACCAAGCTGATCAACGCAGAGACCGCCTGCTACAAGTCGGATAAGTTCGCTAAGCTGGAA GGTCGGACACGGGCTGCCCTGCTGGATAACCTCCACGACGAACTTCACTGCCAAACACTGGCCGCGCTGGGCCACGGCCTGGGGCTCAGCTCCGATGAGGACAGGCTGGAGAATGGCGGCCATGGCGGACTGCTGGAGTCCTTCAAG AGAGCCATGCGGGTTCGTAGCCACTCCATGGAGACAGTGGCGGTGTCCCATCGCCACCGGGGCCCAGGCCTCGGAAGCGGGGTGCCACAGAACAGCATGGAGTGCACAAAAAGCACGTACACG CCCCCTGTGATGTCGGCCAAGTCCCCACTAAGGAGCCCAGTAAAACGGAAGTCGGGGCTGTTCCCGCGCCTACACTCCAGCTCAGAGAGCCAGGCGGACAGGCATGCCCGCGG TGACCAGAAGAGCTCAGACAGCAGCCCCATGTCACAGGAAGTGAGGTCAGATACCCTGTCTAACCCCAGCTCTCCAGAGATCTGCCCCAATAAGGAGAG GCCTCCAGGCAAGCTGAAGGACTGCATGGGCCGGACGAACATCTCCCGCTCTTCCAGCAGTAccagcagcttcagcagcgCTGCCGGGGAGGGCGAGGTCCTCGATGAGCtggacagcagcagtgcaggg AGCAGCCAACCCTCCATGGCTTCTTCATCTGTGTACAGCCCCTGCCTCGTTGTGGACGGCCTGGTGGCACCAGCCATCATGTGCCGCAGCCCCACAG ATGCAAAGAGTAAGATGTCGCCGAGGTCCAACTTAAAGTTTCGCTTTGACAAGCTGAGCCACTCTACAGCA GGACACTAG
- the LOC111860875 gene encoding rap1 GTPase-activating protein 2 isoform X6: protein MLERIQAPKTEEMTASSQKHKDDYIPYPRIEEVLEKGSPYPQVILPQFGGYWIEDMEASAGTPTSSDSSLCDEDDGGGRGPEGHLGFRLECDRTARTYRKHFLGREHLNFYCTASGLGNLIMSLKHEEVEGQEYLRIILRSRMKTLHDRIHLEGLSQLPSIPQIAKLFCDDVPGLKFSPVLYPRASQLIVSYDEHEINNTFKFGVIYQTFGQTTEEELFGNNTETPAFKEFLSLLGDCIDLQDFKGFRGGLDVSHGQTGSQSVYTVFRRREIMFHVSTKLPYTDGDTQQLQRKRHIGNDIVAVIFQEEGTPFVPDMIASNFLHAYILVQVEHACTAQTTYKVSVTAREDVPPFGPPLPNPAVFKKGPEFREFLLTKLINAETACYKSDKFAKLEGRTRAALLDNLHDELHCQTLAALGHGLGLSSDEDRLENGGHGGLLESFKRAMRVRSHSMETVAVSHRHRGPGLGSGVPQNSMECTKSTYTPPVMSAKSPLRSPVKRKSGLFPRLHSSSESQADRHARGDQKSSDSSPMSQEVRSDTLSNPSSPEICPNKERPPGKLKDCMGRTNISRSSSSTSSFSSAAGEGEVLDELDSSSAGSSQPSMASSSVYSPCLVVDGLVAPAIMCRSPTDAKSKMSPRSNLKFRFDKLSHSTAGH from the exons ATGCTGGAGAGGATACAG GCCCCAAAAACTGAGGAGATGACAGCCAGCTCCCAGAAGCACAAG GACGACTATATTCCATACCCGCGGATTGAGGAG GTCCTGGAGAAAGGCAGCCCATACCCCCAGGTGATCCTGCCCCAGTTCGGGGGCTACTGGATCGAGGACATGGAAGCCAGCGCCGGCACCCCCACGTCCTCTGACAGCAGCCTGTGTGACGAGGACGATGGAGGGGGACGTGGCCCCGAGGGTCACTTAGGCTTTCGGCTGGAGTGTGACAGAACAGCCCGGACATACCGCAAGCACTTCCTGGGCAGG GAGCACCTGAACTTCTACTGCACGGCAAGCGGCCTGGGAAACCTCATAATGTCCCTGAAGCACGAGGAGGTGGAGGGGCAGGAATACCTGCGGATCATTCTCAG GTCTCGCATGAAGACGCTGCATGACCGCATTCACCTGGAGGGCCTTTCCCAGCTGCCCAGCATCCCTCAGATAGCCAAG CTGTTCTGCGACGATGTGCCTGGTCTGAAGTTCAGCCCAGTCCTGTACCCCAGA GCATCCCAGCTCATAGTTAGCTATGATGAGCATGAGATTAACAACACGTTCAAGTTCGGGGTGATCTACCAGACGTTTGGCCAG ACCACGGAGGAGGAGCTGTTCGGGAACAACACGGAGACTCCTGCCTTTAAGGAGTTCCTCAGTCTGCTGGGAGACTGCATCGACCTGCAGGACTTCAAAGG GTTCCGTGGGGGGTTAGATGTGTCCCACGGTCAGACGGGTTCGCAGTCTGTCTATACGGTCTTCCGACGCAGGGAGATCATGTTCCACGTCTCCACCAAGCTCCCATACACAGACGGGGACACACAGCAG CTACAGCGGAAGCGGCACATCGGCAACGACATCGTGGCGGTCATCTTCCAGGAAGAGGGCACACCCTTTGTTCCTGATATGATCGCCTCCAACTTCCTGCATGCCTACATCCTGGTACAGGTGGAGCACGCTTGCACAGCTCAAACCACATACAAG GTGTCTGTCACAGCTCGAGAGGATGTCCCACCTTTCGGCCCGCCTCTCCCTAACCCAGCAGTCTTCAAGAAG GGTCCAGAATTTCGGGAGTTCCTGCTGACCAAGCTGATCAACGCAGAGACCGCCTGCTACAAGTCGGATAAGTTCGCTAAGCTGGAA GGTCGGACACGGGCTGCCCTGCTGGATAACCTCCACGACGAACTTCACTGCCAAACACTGGCCGCGCTGGGCCACGGCCTGGGGCTCAGCTCCGATGAGGACAGGCTGGAGAATGGCGGCCATGGCGGACTGCTGGAGTCCTTCAAG AGAGCCATGCGGGTTCGTAGCCACTCCATGGAGACAGTGGCGGTGTCCCATCGCCACCGGGGCCCAGGCCTCGGAAGCGGGGTGCCACAGAACAGCATGGAGTGCACAAAAAGCACGTACACG CCCCCTGTGATGTCGGCCAAGTCCCCACTAAGGAGCCCAGTAAAACGGAAGTCGGGGCTGTTCCCGCGCCTACACTCCAGCTCAGAGAGCCAGGCGGACAGGCATGCCCGCGG TGACCAGAAGAGCTCAGACAGCAGCCCCATGTCACAGGAAGTGAGGTCAGATACCCTGTCTAACCCCAGCTCTCCAGAGATCTGCCCCAATAAGGAGAG GCCTCCAGGCAAGCTGAAGGACTGCATGGGCCGGACGAACATCTCCCGCTCTTCCAGCAGTAccagcagcttcagcagcgCTGCCGGGGAGGGCGAGGTCCTCGATGAGCtggacagcagcagtgcaggg AGCAGCCAACCCTCCATGGCTTCTTCATCTGTGTACAGCCCCTGCCTCGTTGTGGACGGCCTGGTGGCACCAGCCATCATGTGCCGCAGCCCCACAG ATGCAAAGAGTAAGATGTCGCCGAGGTCCAACTTAAAGTTTCGCTTTGACAAGCTGAGCCACTCTACAGCA GGACACTAG